A genomic region of Alligator mississippiensis isolate rAllMis1 chromosome 4, rAllMis1, whole genome shotgun sequence contains the following coding sequences:
- the EEF1B2 gene encoding elongation factor 1-beta isoform X1 encodes MGFGDLKTAAGLHMLNDFLADRSYIEGFGPSQADVAVFEAVSAPPPADLCHALRWYNHIQSYEKQKASLPGVKKALGKYGPVDVEDTTAGAAADTKDDDDIDLFGSDDEEESEEAKRLRDERLAQYESKKSKKPAVVAKSSILLDVKPWDDETDMAKLEECVRSIQTDGLVWGSSKLVPVGYGIKKLQIQCVVEDDKVGTDMLEERITAFEDYVQSMDVAAFNKI; translated from the exons ATGGGTTTCGGGGACCTCAAGACCGCTGCAGGCCTCCATATGCTCAATGACTTCCTGGCGGATAGGAGCTACATTGAGGG GTTCGGGCCGTCCCAGGCCGACGTCGCCGTGTTCGAGGCCGTGTCTGCGCCGCCGCCCGCCGACCTGTGCCACGCGCTGCGCTGGTACAACCACATCCAGTCCTACGAGAAGCAAAAGGCCAG TTTGCCAGGAGTGAAGAAGGCTTTGGGGAAATACGGTCCTGTTGATGTTGAGGATACCACAGCTGGTGCAGCTGCAGATACCAAAGATGATGATGACATCGATCTCTTTGGATCTGATGACGAGGAG GAAAGCGAAGAAGCAAAGAGACTGAGGGACGAGCGTCTTGCTCAGTATGAATCTAAGAAGTCAAAAA AACCGGCTGTTGTGGCCAAGTCGTCAATCTTGTTGGATGTGAAACCCTGGGACGATGAGACGGACATGGCCAAACTGGAGGAGTGTGTCCGAAGCATTCAGACAGATGGCTTGGTCTGGGGATCTT CCAAGCTAGTTCCAGTTGGCTACGGTATCAAGAAGCTTCAAATTCAGTGTGTTGTTGAAGATGATAAAGTTGGAACAGATATGTTGGAAGAAAGAATAACAGCTTTTGAAGATTATGTACAATCAATGGACGTAGCCGCTTTCAACAAGATTTAA
- the NDUFS1 gene encoding NADH-ubiquinone oxidoreductase 75 kDa subunit, mitochondrial: MLRLPAVRRALAGVTQSSRGCVRGTAATAAASNQIEVFVDGQPVFVDPGTTVLQACEKVGIQIPRFCYHDRLSIAGNCRMCLVEIEKAPKPVAACAMPVMKGWNILTNSERSRKAREGVMEFLLANHPLDCPICDQGGECDLQDQSMMFGSDRSRFMEGKRAVEDKNIGPLVKTIMTRCIQCTRCIRFANEIAGVDDLGTTGRGNDMQVGTYIEKMFMSELSGNVIDICPVGALTSKPYAFTARPWETRKIESIDVLDAVGCNIVVSTRTGEVMRILPRLHEDINEEWISDKTRFAYDGLKRQRLIQPMVKNEEGLFVYSSWEDALTRVAGVLQSFQGKDVAAVAGGLVDAEALVALKDLMSRVNSDTLCTEEVFPTAGAGTDLRSNYLLNNKIVGVEEADILLLIGTNPRFEAPLFNARIRKSWLQNDLKVAVVGSAVDLTYTYDHLGDSPQILQDIASGKHEFAKVLNQAKKPMVVVGSAALQRSDGAAIHAVVSTIAHNARTKSRVGTDWKVMNILHRVASQVAALDLGFKPGVDAIRKNPPKVLYLLGADEGCITRQDLPKDCFIIYQGHHGDIGAPMADVILPGAAYTEKYATYVNTEGRAQQTKVAVTPPGIAREDWRIIRAVSELAGMTLPYDNLDQIRNRLEEVSPNLVRYDDVEAANYFSQANELSKLVNQQLLADPLVPPQLTIKDFYMTDPISRASQTMAKCVKAVVEGAKAVEEPSIC, translated from the exons ATGCTGCGACTACCTGCTGTCCGCAGGGCCCTAGCTGGTGTCACTCAGTCCAGCAGAGGATGTG TGCGtggaacagcagcaacagcagcagccagcaaccaAATAGAGGTGTTTGTTGATGGGCAGCCTGTGTTTGTGGATCCTGGAACCACAGTGCTTCAG GCCTGTGAAAAGGTTGGAATTCAGATACCTCGCTTTTGTTATCACGATCGGCTGTCTATTGCTGGAAACTGCAGGATGTGCCTTGTGGAAATAGAGAAAGCCCCCAAG CCAGTTGCTGCTTGTGCTATGCCGGTAATGAAGGGTTGGAATATACTGACAAATTCCGAGAGGTCCAGGAAAGCAAG AGAGGGAGTAATGGAGTTCCTGCTGGCAAATCACCCATTGGATTGTCCAATCTGTGATCAAGGAGGAGAATGTGATTTACAG GACCAGTCAATGATGTTTGGCAGTGACAGGAGCAGATTTATGGAAGGGAAACGTGCTGTTGAGGACAAGAACATTGGCCCACTAGTCAAAACAATCATGACTCGATGTATACAGTGCACTCGGTGTATCAG GTTTGCTAATGAGATTGCAGGTGTAGATGATTTGGGAAcgacaggaagaggaaatgacaTGCAAGTTGGCACTTACATTGAGAAAATGTTCATGTCAGAACTATCGGGAAATGTCATTGATATCTGTCCAGTAGGAGCACTTACCTCCAAGCCATATGCCTTTACTGCCCGTCCATGGGAGACAAG AAAGATTGAGTCCATTGATGTTCTTGATGCAGTTGGATGTAATATTGTAGTGAGCACAAGGACTGGAGAAGTAATGAGAATTTTGCCAAGGTTGCATGAAGACATTAATGAGGAATGGATCTCAGACAAAACAAG GTTTGCTTATGATGGTTTGAAACGCCAGAGGCTTATTCAGCCAATGGTCAAGAATGAAGAAGGGCTGTTTGTATATTCCTCATGGGAAGATGCGCTGACTCGTGTTGCTGGAGTG CTGCAAAGTTTCCAAGGTAAGGATGTTGCTGCAGTTGCAGGAGGACTGGTGGATGCAGAAGCATTGGTAGCTCTAAAAGATTTGATGAGCAGAGTAAATTCTGACACACTCTGTACTGAAGAGGTCTTCCCTACTGCTGGAGCTGG CACAGACCTTCGCTCTAACTACTTGCTTAATAACAAGATTGTGGGAGTGGAGGAGGCAGATATCCTGCTTCTGATTGGCACCAATCCACGCTTCGAAGCACCACTGTTTAATGCCAGAATTCGAAAGAG CTGGCTTCAAAATGACCTGAAAGTGGCTGTTGTGGGAAGTGCAGTGGACCTAACCTACACATATGATCACCTGGGAGATTCTCCACAGATACTTCAGGATATTGCTTCAGGAAAACATGAATTTGCCAAG GTCCTTAACCAGGCCAAAAAACCAATGGTGGTCGTTGGCAGTGCAGCTCTTCAGCGCAGTGATGGAGCAGCTATCCATGCAGTAGTTTCTACCATTGCACATAACGCCAGGACAAAAAGTAGAGTTGGTACTGACTGGAAAGTAATGAACATCCTTCATAG GGTTGCAAGCCAAGTAGCAGCTTTGGATTTGGGTTTCAAACCAGGAGTAGATGCAATTCGGAAGAATCCTCCCAAAGTATTATATCTCCTGGGGGCAGATGAAGGTTGCATAACACGTCAAGATTTGCCAAAGGATTGTTTCATCATTTATCAGG GACATCATGGTGATATCGGTGCTCCCATGGCTGATGTTATTCTACCAGGTGCAGCTTACACAGAAAAGTATGCGACGTATGTGAATACTGAGGGCCGAGCCCAGCAGACAAAAGTAGCAGTAACCCCACCTGGCATAGCCAGAGAGGACTGGAGAATTATTAGAGCAGTCTCCGAG CTGGCTGGTATGACTCTCCCGTATGATAACCTTGATCAAATAAGGAACCGATTGGAGGAAGTGTCTCCTAACCTGGTCCGATATGATGATGTAGAAGCAGCAAATTACTTCAGCCAAGCAAATGAGCTGTCCAAG TTAGTGAATCAACAGCTTCTTGCTGACCCTCTTGTTCCACCCCAGCTCACAATTAAAGACTTCTATATGACAG ATCCAATCAGTAGAGCATCCCAGACAATGGCCAAGTGTGTGAAAGCTGTTGTTGAAGGTGCTAAGGCAGTAGAAGAGCCATCTATCTGCTGA
- the EEF1B2 gene encoding elongation factor 1-beta isoform X2, whose translation MGFGDLKTAAGLHMLNDFLADRSYIEGLPGVKKALGKYGPVDVEDTTAGAAADTKDDDDIDLFGSDDEEESEEAKRLRDERLAQYESKKSKKPAVVAKSSILLDVKPWDDETDMAKLEECVRSIQTDGLVWGSSKLVPVGYGIKKLQIQCVVEDDKVGTDMLEERITAFEDYVQSMDVAAFNKI comes from the exons ATGGGTTTCGGGGACCTCAAGACCGCTGCAGGCCTCCATATGCTCAATGACTTCCTGGCGGATAGGAGCTACATTGAGGG TTTGCCAGGAGTGAAGAAGGCTTTGGGGAAATACGGTCCTGTTGATGTTGAGGATACCACAGCTGGTGCAGCTGCAGATACCAAAGATGATGATGACATCGATCTCTTTGGATCTGATGACGAGGAG GAAAGCGAAGAAGCAAAGAGACTGAGGGACGAGCGTCTTGCTCAGTATGAATCTAAGAAGTCAAAAA AACCGGCTGTTGTGGCCAAGTCGTCAATCTTGTTGGATGTGAAACCCTGGGACGATGAGACGGACATGGCCAAACTGGAGGAGTGTGTCCGAAGCATTCAGACAGATGGCTTGGTCTGGGGATCTT CCAAGCTAGTTCCAGTTGGCTACGGTATCAAGAAGCTTCAAATTCAGTGTGTTGTTGAAGATGATAAAGTTGGAACAGATATGTTGGAAGAAAGAATAACAGCTTTTGAAGATTATGTACAATCAATGGACGTAGCCGCTTTCAACAAGATTTAA